A region of uncultured Desulfobacter sp. DNA encodes the following proteins:
- a CDS encoding phosphate/phosphite/phosphonate ABC transporter substrate-binding protein: MGSYKKLFAAALLILIAGCGDDQPIVKVDLSRTEQVTFTEEPDQITYAYLPQYSHTVSYTRHHGLINYLRQKTGLNIRQIFPDTFDQHMKMVGNRQIDISFSNPLIYVKIAQRYGAQAFAQIVEGAGENSFRGQIITRKNNLAIQSLGDCRGKRWIAVDPASAGGYLFPLGHFFKQGIFSTDFKAIDFAPGPGGKQEKVILAVFSGRYDIGTIREGALDVVAGRIDVSKIRILSRTRTYPGWVYAARKNLAPDNLNKIKNALIELDFNRQDHREILEAADFFKVVPAGDEDFYPVRELMDTLGMELTP, from the coding sequence ATGGGAAGCTATAAAAAACTCTTTGCTGCCGCCCTGCTTATTCTGATTGCCGGATGCGGCGACGATCAGCCCATCGTCAAAGTAGATTTAAGCCGGACCGAACAGGTGACTTTCACAGAAGAGCCTGATCAGATTACCTACGCCTACCTGCCCCAGTATTCGCATACGGTTTCATATACCCGTCACCATGGCCTGATCAACTACCTGAGACAAAAGACAGGCCTGAATATCAGACAGATATTCCCGGACACCTTTGATCAGCACATGAAGATGGTGGGGAACAGACAGATCGACATCTCTTTTTCCAATCCCCTTATCTATGTCAAGATCGCCCAAAGATACGGGGCTCAAGCCTTTGCTCAGATTGTTGAAGGTGCGGGCGAAAACAGCTTCAGAGGACAGATCATTACCCGGAAAAACAACCTTGCCATACAGAGTCTTGGGGATTGTCGAGGCAAAAGGTGGATCGCTGTGGATCCCGCATCGGCAGGCGGCTACCTTTTTCCCCTGGGTCACTTTTTTAAACAGGGTATTTTTTCCACAGATTTTAAAGCCATTGATTTTGCCCCCGGCCCTGGAGGCAAGCAGGAAAAGGTCATCCTTGCGGTATTTTCCGGCCGGTACGATATCGGCACCATACGGGAGGGGGCTCTGGATGTGGTGGCCGGCAGAATAGATGTGTCTAAAATTCGAATATTGTCCCGGACCCGCACGTATCCAGGATGGGTATATGCCGCCAGGAAGAATCTGGCCCCCGACAACCTCAATAAAATAAAAAATGCCTTGATAGAGTTGGATTTTAACCGGCAGGACCACCGGGAGATACTGGAGGCGGCTGATTTTTTCAAGGTGGTCCCGGCCGGAGACGAAGATTTTTACCCTGTCAGGGAGCTGATGGACACTCTGGGCATGGAGTTGACACCATGA
- the icmF gene encoding fused isobutyryl-CoA mutase/GTPase IcmF — translation MSDTIEVYKPRHNVRVITATSLFDGHDVAINMFRRLLQSTGAEVIHLGHNRSVKEIVDAAIEEDVQGIAVSSYQGGHIEFFKYIVDLLNQQNASDIKVFGGGGGVIVPDEIQELHDYGVTRIYSPEDGAQMGLQGIINHMVRQIDFSSVKDDAVDFNLLSCDNKRLVGRAITLMEQAGASGNGRLEQFRSRLLKKIGNKTVPVMGITGTGGAGKSSLIDELILRMIHDVKDVKIAVICSDVSRRKTGGALLGDRIRMNAIGNDRVYMRSLGTRKSHSEIPETLGDVILVAKAAGFDFIIAETAGIGQGDSQIIDQVDCSMYVMTAEFGAASQLEKIDMLDYADLIVVNKFEKRGADDAVRDVRKQVQRNRNAWEMQPEDMQVFGTIASKFNDDGVTALYQALLKTIYVKTGVKFESRMPEVTVKTSSSKTVIIPPERTRYLSEIADTIRGYHEHTQRQADGIRKVWHLEESAKAIDESLLDGDKTTLIENLKKATEAAEKMVDGQARDLVTQWNDMKQAYTKDELVYTVRGREIRVPLYTQSLSHQKIPKISLPKFKDPAEIYQWMRRENLPGYFPYTAGVFPIKRVGEDPTRMFAGEGDPARTNTRFHMLSGNYEAKRLSTAFDSVTLYGCDPQVRPDIYGKVGNAGVSVCTLDDVKVLYSGFDLCAPSTSVSMTINGPAPIILAMFMNTAIDQQVGKYTELNGNAPTEEVHKNIRESVLSNIRGTVQADILKEDQGQNTCIFSIEFALKMMGDIQQYFIENNVRNFYSVSISGYHVAEAGANPITQLALTLSNGFTYVEYYLSRGMPIDSFGPNLSYFFSNGMDPEYTVIGRVARRIWAIAMKEKYNASDRSQMLKYHIQTSGRSLHSQEIQFNDIRTTLQALCAVYDNCNSLHTNAFDEAITTPTQESVRRALAIQLIINREWGLVKNENMNQGSFIVEELTDLVEKAVLMEFDRISERGGVLGAMETGYQRSKIQEESVYYETLKHNSELPIIGVNTFRDPNIQDDVQAQRSSCCELARATDEEKQSQLKRLADFQKQHEKEAPQALEKLQRVVLSGGNIFEELMETVKVCSLGQITRALYNVGGQYRRNM, via the coding sequence ATGAGTGATACTATAGAAGTATACAAGCCCCGACATAACGTACGTGTCATCACAGCCACATCCCTTTTCGACGGCCATGATGTGGCCATCAACATGTTCCGAAGATTGCTCCAGAGCACAGGTGCTGAGGTTATCCACCTGGGCCACAATCGTTCCGTAAAGGAAATTGTGGACGCTGCCATTGAAGAAGATGTCCAGGGCATAGCCGTTTCCAGTTATCAGGGCGGACATATCGAGTTTTTCAAATATATTGTTGATCTTTTGAACCAGCAGAATGCATCTGACATTAAGGTTTTCGGGGGCGGCGGGGGCGTTATTGTGCCCGATGAAATCCAGGAGCTTCATGATTATGGCGTAACCAGAATATATTCCCCTGAGGACGGCGCCCAAATGGGTCTGCAGGGGATCATCAACCATATGGTAAGGCAGATTGATTTTTCCTCGGTAAAGGATGATGCCGTTGATTTTAACTTGCTGTCTTGTGACAACAAACGTCTGGTGGGCCGCGCCATTACCCTGATGGAACAGGCCGGGGCCTCCGGAAATGGCCGTTTGGAACAATTCAGGTCCCGTCTTTTGAAAAAAATAGGAAATAAAACTGTACCGGTTATGGGGATAACGGGTACCGGCGGAGCGGGGAAGTCTTCACTGATTGACGAACTGATTCTTCGAATGATCCATGATGTGAAAGATGTGAAGATCGCCGTTATATGTTCGGATGTATCCCGGAGAAAAACAGGCGGTGCCCTTTTGGGGGATCGCATTCGAATGAACGCCATCGGAAATGATCGTGTCTACATGCGCTCCCTGGGTACACGAAAATCCCACTCGGAAATCCCGGAAACACTGGGAGACGTCATCCTCGTAGCCAAGGCCGCCGGATTTGATTTCATCATTGCGGAAACCGCCGGTATCGGCCAGGGCGATTCCCAGATTATCGACCAGGTAGATTGCTCCATGTATGTTATGACGGCGGAATTCGGGGCTGCAAGCCAGTTGGAAAAGATCGATATGCTGGATTATGCAGACCTGATTGTGGTCAATAAATTCGAAAAAAGGGGCGCAGACGACGCTGTCAGGGATGTTCGCAAGCAGGTGCAAAGAAACCGGAACGCATGGGAGATGCAGCCCGAAGATATGCAGGTATTCGGCACAATTGCCTCCAAATTCAACGATGACGGTGTAACGGCCCTTTATCAGGCCCTGCTGAAGACTATTTATGTAAAAACCGGCGTTAAGTTTGAAAGCCGGATGCCTGAAGTCACAGTGAAAACATCGTCCTCAAAAACGGTAATCATCCCGCCGGAGAGAACACGCTATTTGTCGGAAATTGCCGACACCATTCGAGGCTACCACGAACACACCCAAAGACAGGCGGACGGCATCCGTAAGGTCTGGCACCTGGAAGAGAGTGCAAAAGCCATTGATGAGAGCCTGCTTGACGGGGATAAAACAACACTGATCGAAAATTTAAAAAAGGCGACTGAAGCTGCCGAGAAAATGGTCGATGGCCAGGCCAGGGATCTGGTAACACAGTGGAATGACATGAAACAAGCCTATACCAAGGACGAACTGGTATACACGGTTCGAGGCAGGGAAATAAGGGTGCCTTTGTATACCCAATCCTTATCCCATCAGAAAATCCCCAAGATCAGTCTGCCCAAATTCAAGGATCCGGCAGAGATCTACCAGTGGATGCGGCGGGAAAATCTTCCCGGATACTTTCCCTATACTGCCGGTGTGTTTCCCATCAAACGGGTGGGAGAAGATCCAACGAGAATGTTTGCCGGAGAAGGAGATCCGGCCAGAACCAATACCCGTTTTCATATGCTTTCCGGCAACTACGAGGCAAAAAGGCTCTCTACAGCATTTGATTCGGTAACCCTGTACGGGTGTGACCCACAAGTACGGCCGGATATTTACGGCAAGGTCGGCAACGCCGGCGTCAGTGTATGTACGCTGGACGATGTCAAAGTTTTGTACAGCGGGTTCGATCTTTGTGCACCTTCCACTTCCGTTTCCATGACCATAAACGGTCCTGCGCCTATCATTCTTGCCATGTTCATGAATACGGCCATTGATCAGCAGGTGGGCAAATACACAGAACTAAACGGTAACGCCCCCACAGAGGAAGTCCATAAAAATATACGAGAATCGGTGCTGAGCAATATTCGCGGCACGGTTCAGGCGGATATTTTAAAGGAAGACCAGGGGCAGAATACATGTATTTTCTCCATTGAATTTGCCCTGAAAATGATGGGGGATATCCAGCAGTACTTTATCGAAAACAATGTGAGAAATTTTTACTCCGTCTCCATTTCAGGCTATCACGTCGCTGAAGCCGGGGCCAATCCCATTACCCAGCTGGCCTTGACCCTTTCCAACGGCTTTACCTATGTGGAGTACTACCTTTCCCGGGGCATGCCCATTGACAGCTTCGGGCCCAACTTGTCCTATTTTTTTTCCAACGGCATGGATCCCGAATATACGGTCATAGGCAGAGTTGCCCGAAGAATCTGGGCCATTGCCATGAAAGAGAAGTATAATGCTTCGGATCGTTCACAAATGCTCAAATACCACATCCAGACATCCGGCAGATCTTTGCACAGCCAGGAGATCCAGTTCAACGACATCCGGACCACCTTACAGGCCCTTTGCGCGGTATATGACAATTGCAACAGTCTGCATACCAATGCATTTGACGAAGCCATTACAACCCCGACCCAGGAATCGGTGCGACGGGCCCTGGCCATCCAGTTGATTATCAATCGGGAGTGGGGGCTGGTCAAAAATGAAAATATGAACCAGGGAAGCTTTATCGTTGAAGAGTTAACGGACCTGGTGGAAAAGGCCGTGCTCATGGAATTTGACCGTATTTCGGAACGCGGCGGCGTGTTGGGCGCCATGGAAACGGGATATCAGCGAAGCAAAATCCAGGAAGAATCCGTCTATTATGAGACGTTGAAGCACAATTCAGAACTTCCAATTATCGGCGTCAATACGTTCCGTGATCCAAATATTCAAGACGATGTGCAGGCACAACGCAGTTCCTGCTGTGAACTGGCCAGAGCCACGGATGAAGAAAAACAATCCCAGTTGAAGCGATTGGCTGATTTTCAAAAACAACACGAAAAAGAAGCGCCCCAGGCTCTGGAGAAACTTCAACGGGTTGTCCTTTCCGGGGGCAACATCTTTGAAGAGTTAATGGAAACGGTTAAGGTCTGCAGCCTGGGCCAGATTACCAGGGCCCTTTACAATGTGGGCGGCCAGTATCGCAGGAACATGTAG
- the purF gene encoding amidophosphoribosyltransferase, protein MNTIHPNCTACPVFAPSERPKDECGVFGLYKHPEAAQITYFGLYALQHRGQESAGISVNRGINDKIFSHKGMGLVPEIFNMEDLKRIEGGSAIGHVRYSTTGDSILANAQPFVVNHRHRSYALAHNGNLVNAHIIREELEEKGSIFQTTMDSEVFLHLFIKNLVKGDYESAVLKTVSKVEGAYSIILLTCKGEIIGMKDPNGFRPLALGKLNGHYVLASETCAFDLIQAEFIRELDPGEIVIINEDGIKSIKHPQTTARKSLCIFEYIYFARPDSTIDGKNVYEMRKAQGKYLAQESHVDADLVMPFPDSGNYAAIGYAAESGIPFEMGMIRNHYVGRSFIQPTQSMRDFAVRVKLNPVRELIKGKDIIIVEDSIIRGTTAKTRVRALRDLGAKKVHMRVSCPPHKFPCYYGIDFSSKGELIAAQKPLDELTEYLGLDSLHYLSIEGMLEASGVADPEANFCKACFDGTYPVPFDPNFTKQCMG, encoded by the coding sequence ATGAATACCATCCATCCAAATTGTACTGCCTGCCCCGTTTTTGCACCCAGCGAGCGGCCTAAAGATGAATGCGGGGTTTTTGGCCTGTACAAACACCCGGAAGCGGCCCAGATTACCTATTTCGGACTTTATGCACTCCAGCACAGGGGCCAGGAAAGTGCAGGCATCTCCGTGAACCGGGGCATCAACGACAAAATTTTCTCCCATAAAGGCATGGGGCTTGTACCGGAAATTTTCAACATGGAAGACCTTAAACGTATTGAAGGCGGGTCTGCCATAGGCCATGTCAGGTACTCCACCACCGGAGATTCGATTCTGGCCAATGCCCAGCCTTTTGTGGTGAACCACCGGCACCGCTCCTATGCCCTGGCCCACAACGGCAATCTGGTCAACGCCCACATCATCAGGGAAGAGCTTGAGGAAAAGGGTTCCATATTTCAGACCACCATGGATTCGGAAGTATTTTTGCACCTGTTCATCAAAAACCTGGTCAAAGGCGATTATGAATCAGCCGTGTTAAAAACAGTCTCAAAGGTTGAAGGGGCGTATTCCATAATTCTGCTCACCTGCAAGGGTGAAATCATCGGTATGAAGGACCCCAATGGATTCCGCCCCCTGGCCCTGGGAAAGCTGAACGGTCACTATGTACTGGCGTCTGAAACCTGTGCATTTGACCTGATCCAGGCTGAATTCATCCGGGAACTGGACCCGGGTGAAATCGTCATCATCAACGAAGACGGCATCAAAAGTATCAAACATCCCCAAACCACTGCCCGGAAATCTTTGTGCATATTTGAATATATCTACTTTGCCCGGCCGGACTCCACAATTGACGGTAAAAACGTCTATGAAATGAGAAAGGCACAAGGAAAGTACCTTGCCCAGGAATCCCATGTGGATGCAGACCTGGTTATGCCGTTTCCCGATTCGGGCAATTATGCGGCCATCGGCTATGCCGCGGAATCAGGTATCCCCTTTGAAATGGGCATGATACGCAACCACTACGTGGGCAGAAGTTTTATCCAGCCCACCCAGTCCATGAGGGATTTTGCCGTACGGGTGAAGCTGAATCCCGTACGGGAACTGATCAAAGGTAAAGATATTATCATTGTTGAAGATTCCATTATCCGGGGCACCACGGCCAAAACCCGTGTTAGAGCCCTAAGGGATCTGGGCGCCAAAAAAGTACACATGCGGGTCTCCTGTCCGCCCCACAAGTTCCCGTGCTACTACGGCATTGATTTTTCATCCAAAGGAGAGCTGATTGCAGCCCAGAAACCCTTAGATGAACTGACCGAGTATCTTGGGCTGGATTCCCTGCACTACTTGTCCATTGAAGGCATGCTCGAGGCCTCCGGGGTGGCTGACCCCGAAGCCAATTTCTGCAAAGCCTGTTTTGACGGTACATACCCTGTGCCCTTTGATCCCAATTTTACCAAGCAGTGCATGGGATAG
- a CDS encoding radical SAM protein, translated as MKKQTVAFSKQSTNLFFHILTRCNLRCAHCYINRDQHGSNTLSLETIGKWLGIFSSKAKDTNLIFLGGEPTLHPDLASAITLAGSMGFKSITVDTNGFLFHNILDKITPDQIDFFSFSLDGVSRETNDAIRGEGCFDAVMSGIKRAVEKGFSCSMIYTVSEKNIHEVSKLPELVKYLGISRFFIQVVGLRGETENTGARLQVSKSIWQETIPKTAEQIAEQGIIVTYPKVFLTHEEKFECAANVADNYFIFPNGRVYICPLCEDFPFHSHEIIDNELMARPKINETDFFSLQIPEGCVMNKLIQPGNLSYDDSGCPRYKIACCMLKEELQP; from the coding sequence ATGAAAAAACAAACCGTTGCATTTTCAAAACAGAGCACCAATCTGTTTTTTCACATACTGACACGGTGCAATCTGCGTTGTGCCCATTGTTATATCAACCGGGACCAGCACGGGAGCAATACCCTTTCCCTGGAGACGATAGGCAAGTGGCTTGGTATCTTTTCTTCAAAGGCAAAGGATACCAACCTCATTTTTTTAGGGGGCGAACCGACCCTGCATCCGGATCTTGCTTCAGCCATAACCCTGGCCGGCTCCATGGGGTTCAAATCCATTACAGTTGATACCAACGGTTTTCTGTTTCACAACATCCTGGATAAAATTACACCGGACCAGATCGACTTTTTTTCATTTTCCCTGGACGGTGTCAGTAGGGAAACCAATGATGCCATCAGGGGCGAGGGATGTTTTGATGCTGTGATGTCCGGTATCAAGAGAGCCGTGGAAAAAGGGTTCTCCTGTTCCATGATCTATACGGTTTCTGAAAAAAATATCCATGAGGTCTCAAAACTTCCGGAACTGGTAAAGTATCTTGGGATTTCCCGGTTTTTTATCCAGGTGGTGGGTCTGCGGGGCGAAACAGAAAACACCGGTGCAAGGCTCCAGGTATCCAAATCAATCTGGCAGGAAACCATACCCAAAACTGCCGAACAGATCGCAGAACAGGGTATTATCGTCACCTACCCCAAGGTGTTCCTCACCCATGAAGAAAAATTTGAATGTGCGGCCAATGTGGCGGACAACTATTTTATTTTCCCCAACGGACGGGTGTATATATGCCCTCTATGTGAAGATTTTCCCTTTCATTCCCATGAGATAATAGACAATGAGCTCATGGCCCGCCCCAAAATCAATGAAACGGATTTTTTTTCTTTGCAGATTCCCGAAGGCTGTGTGATGAATAAATTAATACAGCCGGGAAATCTCTCCTATGATGATAGCGGATGTCCCCGGTACAAGATCGCCTGTTGTATGCTCAAGGAAGAACTTCAGCCTTAG